From one Gemella morbillorum genomic stretch:
- a CDS encoding MucBP domain-containing protein: protein MIKDLFRKQELFSIRKISVGVASVMIGASMLGGVQPLGKMEVQAKDKIEVEATQDVQVKVVEHEGGALLEITATKDISNVDIKITLDGQKVTTYHIYKLKAGKSITKELTKAQLDKVKEALAKKIKTLPNTAVVRKSVEQEFSIDKSNLKVVVSYDVEEGTMVPNKPEVKPGKPDTKPGDSSKPGKPDTKPEGPSNQALRTKLEELTKRELRTEAGYIANQGNQIANNAWISAKTEAERVLKNESATKEELEAAIKNLEEKIYEAVLGSEKVKVEKLIRAENRLDLIPKLRKAKTLEAVLELKKLVKPEDEATPEGPNKPEEKPGKPEGTPGGTPGTTPEKPGNDENGNKPLPSAKPVINSYSFDDKVVESAGGEVNVTIKGENLTADNVKIKVLNPFTAAKEEELSNSITYKKVGDDVVATIKLPANTTSTAKSFNLVFTDALGMKSKVTYIEERGENGRVITVLPAGKTKQDSVLSFVTISSYQAHHSTDLTTTTTDKGNVSKKTVAHLYGTNLKANVTRVKIIDQNGIEWPIHTTGSNIEASDYPMMVIGKLGNGISGNGTYQEAEIVLPNNLDTDMTFTYVFAPDGVNFDEAHKVTAVVEKTTNVRPAVKRTITVKYQDENGKTLKDDKVLTGYSWFNYSVEKDAIDGYKNVIVKDNKALSGKFGTKDQEIVLVYTNKEVPQPSETEKPVPQEDTLATSKAKLKELADRDLKLEDSYKKASSELQTNWRRARALANRVLAESNNKEEVDNQIVALEKAIAAIENSTEASKPSEEKPKEEGNAGNTTKPTKSVDELKTELQKLVEQDPTKEDNYKLKDSLKEKGWKTARAKAQALLQGEATAEVLEEQVGKLTRALETLKEENKLANDKPEKPNTTPESPAPEEKVSEVTSYTGDKAVISKVDGKLLVTVNGKNLKVSDLSFRFHDGNSWKDVTLKVISEDSNKIVLEFVVPEELRNSTATYKISAKYKNQTIKANGAINFKIA from the coding sequence ATGATAAAAGACTTATTTAGGAAACAAGAATTATTTTCAATAAGAAAAATAAGTGTAGGAGTAGCTTCGGTAATGATAGGAGCTAGTATGCTAGGTGGAGTGCAGCCATTAGGAAAAATGGAAGTACAAGCAAAAGATAAAATAGAAGTAGAAGCAACTCAAGATGTACAAGTAAAGGTGGTAGAACATGAAGGTGGGGCGTTATTAGAAATAACAGCAACAAAAGATATAAGCAATGTTGATATAAAAATTACATTAGATGGGCAAAAAGTAACAACATATCATATATATAAATTAAAAGCAGGTAAAAGCATAACAAAAGAGCTAACAAAAGCACAATTAGATAAAGTAAAAGAAGCCTTAGCCAAGAAAATAAAAACACTACCAAATACAGCAGTAGTGAGAAAAAGTGTAGAACAGGAATTTAGCATAGATAAAAGTAATCTAAAAGTTGTAGTTTCATATGATGTTGAAGAAGGAACAATGGTTCCGAATAAGCCTGAAGTGAAACCAGGAAAACCTGACACAAAACCGGGAGATTCCTCAAAACCAGGTAAGCCTGATACAAAACCAGAAGGGCCATCAAATCAAGCATTACGTACTAAGTTAGAAGAATTAACTAAAAGAGAACTAAGAACAGAAGCTGGATATATAGCTAATCAAGGAAATCAAATTGCTAATAATGCATGGATAAGTGCAAAAACAGAAGCTGAAAGAGTGTTGAAAAATGAATCAGCAACAAAAGAAGAATTAGAAGCAGCTATTAAAAACTTGGAAGAAAAAATATATGAGGCTGTTTTAGGAAGTGAAAAAGTAAAAGTTGAAAAACTTATAAGAGCAGAAAACAGATTAGACTTGATTCCTAAGTTAAGAAAAGCAAAAACTTTAGAAGCAGTTTTAGAATTAAAAAAATTAGTTAAACCAGAAGATGAAGCAACTCCTGAAGGACCTAATAAACCAGAGGAAAAACCAGGTAAACCAGAGGGGACACCTGGAGGAACACCAGGAACAACTCCAGAAAAACCAGGAAATGATGAAAATGGAAATAAGCCACTACCATCAGCAAAGCCAGTAATTAATAGTTATAGTTTTGACGACAAAGTGGTAGAATCAGCCGGAGGAGAAGTTAATGTTACTATAAAAGGGGAAAACTTGACTGCTGACAATGTTAAGATTAAAGTTTTAAATCCTTTTACAGCAGCAAAAGAGGAAGAATTATCAAATTCAATTACATACAAAAAAGTAGGCGATGATGTAGTAGCAACTATTAAACTACCAGCTAATACAACTTCAACAGCAAAATCATTTAATTTAGTATTTACCGACGCATTAGGTATGAAGTCTAAAGTAACTTACATAGAAGAGCGTGGAGAAAATGGTCGTGTAATAACAGTTTTACCAGCAGGAAAAACTAAACAAGATTCAGTATTGAGTTTTGTGACAATAAGCTCTTATCAAGCACATCATAGCACTGATTTAACAACTACAACAACTGACAAAGGAAATGTTAGTAAAAAAACAGTGGCTCATTTATATGGAACTAATTTAAAAGCAAATGTTACAAGAGTTAAAATTATTGACCAAAATGGCATTGAATGGCCAATTCATACTACAGGAAGCAATATAGAAGCATCTGATTATCCAATGATGGTTATCGGAAAATTAGGAAATGGTATTTCTGGAAATGGTACTTATCAAGAAGCCGAGATAGTTTTACCTAACAATTTGGATACAGATATGACCTTTACATATGTATTTGCTCCAGATGGTGTAAACTTCGATGAAGCTCATAAAGTAACAGCGGTGGTAGAAAAAACTACTAACGTAAGACCAGCAGTTAAACGAACTATTACTGTGAAATATCAAGATGAAAATGGTAAAACATTAAAAGATGATAAAGTATTGACGGGTTATTCATGGTTTAACTATAGTGTAGAAAAAGATGCAATAGATGGTTACAAAAATGTCATTGTTAAAGACAATAAGGCATTATCAGGGAAATTTGGAACTAAGGATCAAGAAATAGTTCTTGTTTATACAAACAAAGAAGTGCCTCAACCTTCAGAAACTGAAAAACCTGTTCCACAAGAAGATACTTTGGCAACTTCAAAAGCTAAGTTAAAAGAATTAGCAGATAGAGATTTAAAACTAGAAGATAGTTATAAAAAAGCTAGTTCAGAACTACAAACAAACTGGAGAAGAGCAAGAGCATTAGCGAATCGTGTACTAGCGGAAAGTAATAATAAAGAAGAGGTAGATAATCAAATTGTAGCTCTTGAAAAAGCAATTGCTGCGATAGAAAATTCTACAGAAGCTTCGAAACCAAGTGAAGAAAAGCCTAAAGAAGAAGGTAACGCAGGAAATACAACAAAACCAACAAAAAGTGTAGACGAGTTGAAAACAGAACTACAAAAGTTGGTAGAACAAGATCCAACAAAAGAAGATAACTATAAATTAAAAGATAGCCTTAAAGAAAAAGGATGGAAAACAGCTCGAGCAAAAGCGCAAGCATTATTACAAGGCGAGGCTACTGCAGAAGTTCTAGAAGAACAAGTTGGGAAACTTACTAGAGCATTAGAAACTTTGAAAGAAGAAAATAAACTTGCAAATGATAAACCTGAGAAACCAAATACAACACCAGAGTCACCAGCACCAGAAGAAAAAGTATCAGAAGTCACAAGTTATACTGGAGATAAAGCTGTAATATCAAAAGTAGATGGAAAACTATTGGTGACAGTTAATGGGAAAAATCTAAAAGTGAGTGATTTAAGCTTTAGATTCCATGATGGTAACTCTTGGAAAGATGTTACTTTGAAAGTAATCAGTGAAGATTCTAACAAAATTGTTTTAGAGTTTGTTGTTCCAGAGGAGTTAAGAAATTCAACGGCTACATATAAAATTTCAGCAAAATATAAAAATCAAACGATAAAAGCAAATGGAGCTATTAATTTTAAAATAGCATAA
- a CDS encoding glycerophosphoryl diester phosphodiesterase membrane domain-containing protein codes for MDISIRNLFKAIWSNIYKHIFTYIFIATILQLAMLAGLWFVGRVFQFSLSLAGETNLDKNNIASILGNPYSLIILLLLILIVAFLMFIEFSTLTFTIYGQLTENSYSLRTIISNAWEKMRSLVGFQILFFIGYFILTIPAANFGVKSIVTKNLYIPKFVTGEITKTNTGFIIWSLVVVLFAYINLRLIFTLPLTAVGDTKIGASIKTSWKFTQKGKFKFLLTLGLFELIYSVIVITIILATTAIFLYIDPTGNNLIIQTLFFTIVSSIIFFFGIISKITVITALITVLIDKKIIFEKILNPPMKNKKKAKRSLALSLALVLSITFYNGSIIYTNGINKDIKTISHRGYTSKGVENSIESLEAAANAGVDYVEVDILLTKDNKFIVMHDYNLKRLAGINRRVQDMNYNEVVGLPIKQGGHRSKIPSFEEFVTRAKQLNIKLLIELKPHGGEPSDYIEIFINKIKELGIEKEYKYMSLNLKIIEELETKFPELNTGYVIPLQLGKFSNNKVDFYVIEDFSYRDSLVEQARTQNKEVYVWTINDLTLIRRYLQSPAAAIITDEPEVVKEEKQELQNNNTYLDRVMRLIDTKN; via the coding sequence ATGGATATTTCTATCAGAAATCTTTTTAAAGCAATTTGGAGTAATATTTATAAACACATTTTCACTTATATTTTTATTGCAACGATATTACAGTTAGCTATGCTTGCCGGACTTTGGTTTGTTGGTCGTGTTTTCCAATTTTCTCTTAGTTTAGCTGGCGAAACCAATCTTGACAAAAATAATATAGCTAGCATTCTAGGAAATCCATACAGTTTAATAATTTTACTCCTACTCATTTTAATCGTAGCATTCCTTATGTTTATAGAATTTTCTACCTTGACATTTACTATCTATGGTCAATTAACAGAAAATAGTTATTCTCTTAGAACTATTATTTCTAACGCTTGGGAAAAAATGCGTAGCTTGGTTGGATTTCAAATATTGTTTTTTATTGGCTACTTTATTTTAACAATTCCTGCAGCAAACTTCGGAGTTAAATCAATAGTTACTAAAAATTTATATATTCCCAAATTTGTTACTGGTGAAATAACGAAAACTAACACTGGCTTTATAATTTGGAGCTTAGTTGTTGTTCTTTTTGCCTATATAAATTTAAGACTTATATTTACTTTACCCCTTACCGCTGTAGGCGATACAAAAATAGGTGCTAGTATTAAAACAAGTTGGAAATTTACACAAAAAGGAAAATTCAAATTTTTACTAACATTAGGCTTATTCGAACTTATTTATAGTGTTATCGTTATAACAATTATACTTGCTACAACTGCAATTTTTCTTTATATTGATCCTACTGGAAATAATTTAATAATTCAAACTTTATTTTTCACTATCGTTAGTTCTATAATCTTTTTCTTTGGTATTATATCAAAAATAACGGTCATTACTGCCCTTATTACCGTACTTATTGATAAAAAAATAATATTTGAAAAAATACTAAATCCTCCTATGAAAAATAAGAAAAAGGCTAAACGTTCACTTGCATTATCTCTAGCATTAGTACTTAGTATTACTTTTTATAATGGTTCAATTATTTATACAAATGGAATTAATAAAGATATAAAGACTATATCTCATAGAGGTTATACTTCCAAAGGAGTTGAAAACTCTATCGAATCACTCGAAGCTGCAGCTAATGCCGGTGTTGATTATGTTGAGGTAGATATTCTTTTGACTAAAGACAATAAATTTATTGTTATGCATGACTACAATCTCAAACGTCTTGCTGGAATCAATAGACGCGTGCAAGATATGAACTATAATGAAGTTGTAGGTCTCCCTATTAAACAAGGAGGTCATAGAAGCAAAATCCCATCATTTGAAGAATTTGTAACACGTGCAAAGCAGCTTAATATAAAGCTTCTTATTGAATTAAAACCTCATGGGGGAGAACCAAGTGATTATATTGAGATTTTTATTAATAAAATAAAAGAGCTAGGCATTGAAAAAGAATACAAATATATGTCGCTTAATCTTAAAATAATAGAAGAATTAGAAACTAAGTTCCCAGAACTTAATACTGGTTATGTAATTCCTCTACAACTTGGGAAATTTTCTAATAATAAAGTTGATTTCTACGTTATTGAAGATTTTTCTTATCGCGACTCATTAGTAGAGCAAGCTCGCACACAAAATAAAGAAGTTTATGTATGGACTATTAACGACTTAACTCTCATTAGAAGGTATCTTCAAAGTCCTGCAGCTGCAATTATTACTGATGAACCAGAAGTAGTAAAAGAAGAAAAACAAGAACTCCAAAATAATAACACCTATCTGGATAGAGTCATGAGACTTATTGATACAAAAAACTAA
- a CDS encoding sucrose-specific PTS transporter subunit IIBC, whose protein sequence is MDLKKVVNEVVEHSGGVDNIRSVVHCATRLRLELNDENKYDKDKLEDIEGVKGVFFNNGQLQLIFGSGLVQQVYAAYNEVYKGEASDESSTKDETKRPKGNPLQRFVKMLSDIFVPIIPAIVAGGLLMGINNVLTAKDLFYTGKSVIEANPSIAGLADMVNVFANAPFVFLPVLIGFSATKRFGGNPYLGAALAMLMVHPDVMNFYVFGKLDPATNQLLAPALDIVNQSGQAVDGLQRVTSLGYWDVFGFKIAKVGYQGTVLPILAAAWVLATIEKFLRRVTPSWLDNLTTPLVSLFVTGFVTFAWMGPVLREAGTLLGEGLQWLYTNGGFVGAGIFGLLYAPIVITGLHQSFAAIETQLLAATGLTFIFPIASMSNVAQGAAVLAVLVFSKNTKMKSISSASGISALLGITEPAMFGVNLRLKYPFYGAIAGSAVGSAWIGLNKVFASALGAAGIPGFISIPANHWSTFAIGLVLSFIVAFSVTAYFFKTKKELVNAS, encoded by the coding sequence ATGGATTTAAAAAAAGTTGTTAATGAAGTTGTGGAACACAGCGGTGGTGTCGATAATATTCGTAGTGTTGTCCACTGTGCTACGCGTCTTCGTTTGGAATTAAACGATGAGAATAAATATGACAAAGATAAATTAGAAGATATTGAAGGAGTTAAAGGAGTATTTTTTAATAACGGACAACTTCAATTAATCTTTGGAAGTGGACTTGTTCAGCAAGTATATGCAGCTTATAACGAAGTATATAAAGGGGAAGCTTCAGATGAGTCTTCTACAAAAGATGAGACTAAGAGACCAAAAGGAAATCCACTTCAACGTTTTGTAAAAATGCTAAGTGATATCTTCGTACCAATTATTCCGGCAATCGTTGCTGGAGGGCTATTAATGGGTATCAACAACGTTCTTACAGCAAAAGATTTATTCTATACTGGAAAATCAGTTATTGAGGCGAATCCAAGTATCGCTGGCTTAGCTGATATGGTTAACGTGTTTGCCAATGCACCGTTCGTATTCTTACCAGTATTAATTGGATTCTCTGCTACTAAACGTTTTGGTGGTAATCCATATCTTGGGGCAGCTCTTGCAATGTTAATGGTTCACCCAGATGTAATGAACTTCTATGTATTTGGTAAATTAGATCCAGCTACTAACCAATTGTTAGCACCTGCTTTGGACATCGTTAATCAAAGTGGTCAAGCTGTAGATGGTCTGCAACGAGTAACATCTCTTGGATACTGGGATGTATTTGGATTTAAAATTGCTAAAGTAGGGTACCAAGGTACTGTTTTACCGATTTTAGCAGCGGCTTGGGTTCTTGCGACTATTGAAAAATTTTTACGTCGCGTTACTCCATCATGGTTAGATAACTTAACTACACCATTAGTATCGTTATTTGTAACAGGATTTGTAACATTCGCTTGGATGGGACCTGTACTTCGTGAAGCTGGTACTCTTCTTGGAGAAGGATTACAGTGGTTATACACTAATGGTGGATTTGTAGGAGCTGGTATTTTTGGTCTATTATATGCACCAATCGTTATTACTGGTCTTCACCAAAGCTTCGCAGCTATCGAAACTCAATTACTTGCAGCAACAGGTCTTACATTTATTTTCCCAATAGCATCTATGTCAAACGTAGCTCAAGGTGCAGCTGTTCTTGCAGTATTAGTATTCTCTAAAAATACAAAAATGAAATCAATTTCTTCAGCATCAGGTATTTCTGCATTACTAGGTATTACAGAACCTGCAATGTTTGGGGTTAACTTAAGACTTAAATATCCATTTTACGGAGCAATTGCAGGAAGTGCGGTCGGAAGTGCATGGATTGGTCTTAACAAAGTATTTGCATCAGCATTAGGTGCGGCAGGTATTCCAGGATTTATATCAATTCCTGCGAACCACTGGTCAACATTTGCGATTGGTTTAGTACTATCATTCATCGTAGCATTCTCAGTAACAGCATACTTCTTCAAAACTAAGAAGGAGTTAGTTAATGCTAGCTAA
- a CDS encoding glycoside hydrolase family 32 protein — translation MLANNWKQNLHLEPRHGWLNDPNGLAYFNGKYHIFHQYSYEVNGGLKHWYYYTSSDLVNYEDKGVFVSPTIAEETHGVYSGSANVENGKLVFYYTGNVKHKGDYDYVHAGRGHNTITFSTEDGINFTEKKCLLTTDEYPNMSNHVRDPKVFEKNGKSYLVLGARDKNDYGCLVVYDKDTLNHYKTIYSEKNLGFMWECPDYFEVDGKEIFIFSPQGISRMYANFQNMYQIVYSVVKEGIENVEKINNYSLLDYGHDFYAAQTFIDEDGERVLIGWMAVPDSCYTNPTTNFGYQNCLTIPRVVNYRDGKLCQTLHKSVQSLLGEEIKTSEFNEKTWYYKQEDGESFEIIVDDFRLSYLEGELKVDYGTTGYGRDNRKYKLDLENVEIVFDSSSVELFANDGSFVISNRFYPNNHSVKISANKFVAKKLGVIKVREEN, via the coding sequence ATGCTAGCTAATAACTGGAAACAAAATCTTCATTTAGAACCTAGACATGGTTGGTTAAATGATCCAAATGGTTTAGCTTACTTTAATGGGAAATATCATATTTTTCATCAATATTCATACGAAGTAAACGGTGGTTTAAAACATTGGTATTATTATACTAGCAGTGATTTAGTAAACTATGAAGACAAAGGTGTTTTCGTATCACCAACAATTGCGGAAGAAACGCATGGTGTTTACTCAGGAAGCGCCAATGTAGAAAACGGGAAATTAGTTTTCTACTATACAGGAAATGTGAAACATAAAGGAGATTATGACTACGTTCATGCTGGGCGTGGTCATAATACCATAACATTCTCAACAGAGGATGGAATCAACTTTACTGAGAAGAAATGTCTATTAACAACAGATGAGTATCCTAATATGTCAAATCATGTTAGAGATCCAAAAGTATTTGAAAAAAATGGAAAGAGTTACTTAGTTTTAGGTGCTCGTGATAAGAATGATTATGGTTGTCTAGTCGTGTATGATAAAGACACGCTCAATCACTATAAAACAATCTACTCTGAAAAAAATCTAGGTTTTATGTGGGAATGTCCAGATTATTTTGAAGTAGATGGTAAAGAAATATTTATATTCTCTCCACAAGGTATATCAAGAATGTACGCTAATTTCCAAAATATGTATCAAATAGTGTATTCGGTTGTTAAAGAAGGAATAGAGAATGTAGAAAAGATAAATAATTATAGTCTATTAGACTATGGTCATGATTTTTATGCGGCTCAAACTTTTATTGATGAAGATGGTGAACGTGTGCTAATCGGTTGGATGGCAGTGCCAGATAGTTGCTATACAAACCCAACTACGAACTTCGGTTACCAAAATTGTTTAACTATCCCACGTGTTGTAAATTATCGTGATGGGAAGTTATGCCAAACACTTCATAAGTCCGTTCAATCATTACTTGGAGAAGAGATAAAAACAAGTGAATTTAATGAAAAAACGTGGTACTATAAACAAGAAGATGGTGAAAGTTTTGAAATCATTGTAGATGATTTCAGACTAAGCTATTTAGAAGGTGAACTTAAAGTTGATTATGGCACAACTGGTTATGGTAGAGACAATAGAAAGTACAAATTAGATTTAGAAAATGTTGAAATAGTTTTTGATAGTTCATCAGTAGAACTATTTGCGAACGATGGTAGTTTTGTTATTTCTAATAGATTTTACCCAAATAATCACAGTGTTAAAATTTCAGCGAATAAGTTTGTTGCGAAAAAATTAGGAGTAATTAAAGTAAGAGAGGAGAACTAA
- a CDS encoding carbohydrate kinase family protein — MAVLCIGEMLIDFIGEGVGTIDTVKSFKKEAGGCVANVACVTQKLGHKSYLLTSLGQDGFGDFLENTLKKEDVDCKYVSRKGDSFTPLAFVSLDETGDRSFSFYFKGSSALRISKEDVEKVDLSEIEAIHFASIAIQEESKESHHLLLKKAKEAGILISFDVNLRFNLWDDHKIYLETIKEFLPYVDVIKVADNELEFLTGTTDINVALEKDFKHLKVVLYTKGEHGAEVYYKDKKVVTTTPDIKAVDTTGAGDAFAGSFLSKLLNQKNIDDISTEELAEMAVFATNYASLTTTKTGAISSYLTEEEYKALI, encoded by the coding sequence ATGGCAGTTTTATGTATAGGAGAAATGCTAATAGATTTTATCGGAGAAGGTGTTGGAACAATTGACACAGTAAAATCATTTAAAAAAGAAGCAGGAGGATGTGTTGCTAATGTAGCTTGTGTTACACAAAAATTAGGACATAAAAGTTATTTGCTTACTTCATTAGGACAAGATGGTTTTGGAGATTTCCTAGAAAATACTTTGAAAAAAGAAGATGTAGATTGTAAATATGTGTCACGAAAAGGAGACAGTTTTACACCATTAGCATTTGTTTCTTTAGATGAAACTGGAGATCGTTCATTTAGTTTTTACTTTAAAGGTTCATCAGCACTTAGAATTAGTAAAGAAGATGTAGAAAAAGTAGATTTATCAGAGATTGAGGCTATTCACTTTGCAAGTATCGCTATTCAGGAAGAATCAAAAGAAAGTCATCACCTTCTTTTAAAAAAAGCAAAAGAAGCAGGGATTTTAATATCGTTTGATGTGAACTTACGATTTAATCTTTGGGATGACCACAAAATTTATTTAGAAACTATAAAAGAATTTCTACCATATGTAGATGTTATTAAAGTAGCGGATAATGAGCTTGAGTTTTTAACGGGGACAACAGATATTAATGTTGCTTTAGAAAAAGATTTTAAACACTTAAAAGTTGTTCTTTATACTAAAGGTGAGCATGGGGCAGAAGTTTACTACAAAGATAAAAAAGTAGTAACAACAACTCCTGACATAAAAGCAGTAGATACAACTGGAGCAGGAGATGCTTTTGCAGGCTCATTCTTATCTAAGTTATTAAATCAAAAAAATATTGATGATATATCAACAGAAGAACTAGCAGAGATGGCAGTATTTGCAACAAACTACGCAAGTCTTACAACTACAAAAACAGGAGCTATTTCTAGTTATCTTACAGAAGAAGAGTATAAAGCTTTAATATAA
- a CDS encoding MIP/aquaporin family protein — MKDYSLKNDFLGELIGSYILVLFGTGAVAAAVLYDAHQSLFQIGMLWAFAVTFGIYMTRNLSNAHFNPAVSVAMVLTGRMSAKRLPTYILGQFIGAFLGGLTVYGVYGSSIAQYEAKKNIVRGTFESVTTAKMFGEYYNQPGGYSLSMPLAIAVEALGTFLLVLIIFLFTEGANVGRPNDNTAPILIGLTVGSLLCLLASITQAGMNPTRDFAPRLVAWMFGWDEAAFPDSSGGFFWVYILAPIVGGILAGYFFTLVLEPAMKKQKELTK; from the coding sequence ATGAAAGATTATTCTTTAAAAAATGATTTTTTAGGGGAGTTAATTGGTTCATACATTCTAGTGCTATTTGGTACTGGTGCAGTTGCAGCAGCTGTGCTTTACGATGCGCATCAAAGTTTATTCCAAATCGGTATGCTTTGGGCCTTTGCAGTAACATTTGGTATTTATATGACTCGTAACTTAAGTAATGCTCATTTTAATCCAGCGGTTAGTGTTGCTATGGTCTTAACTGGCAGAATGTCAGCTAAAAGACTTCCTACTTATATTTTAGGACAGTTTATCGGAGCCTTTTTAGGAGGGTTAACGGTTTATGGAGTTTATGGTTCTTCAATAGCTCAATATGAAGCGAAAAAAAATATTGTAAGAGGAACTTTCGAATCTGTTACAACAGCAAAAATGTTTGGTGAATATTACAACCAACCTGGAGGATATAGTTTATCTATGCCGCTTGCTATAGCAGTCGAAGCGTTAGGAACGTTTTTATTAGTACTTATTATTTTCTTATTTACTGAAGGTGCTAATGTTGGAAGACCTAATGATAATACTGCACCTATTTTAATCGGGTTAACAGTAGGTTCATTATTATGTCTATTAGCATCAATTACACAAGCTGGAATGAATCCAACGCGTGACTTTGCACCACGTCTAGTTGCGTGGATGTTTGGTTGGGATGAAGCAGCATTCCCAGATAGTAGTGGAGGTTTCTTCTGGGTTTATATACTTGCACCTATTGTAGGTGGAATACTTGCTGGATATTTCTTTACATTAGTATTAGAACCAGCTATGAAAAAACAAAAAGAATTAACTAAATAA
- a CDS encoding GTP-binding protein, producing the protein MAKKTDLVLVGGFLGAGKTSLLFEMAKRLNKQGKKVGLITNDQASELVDTSFLETNDDIVEEVSGSCFCCNFNGFADAIKHLQEQNNSDIIFAEPVGSCTDLSATIMQPVKEKYSDSLNLKQLTVLADPTRLKAVLKDHSNPGDYIIYKQFEEADVILINKVELLSEKELAELVEATKKEFNNENVLTTSVKTGEGLDEWFNQIITSEKEVGRKIVEVDYDTYADGEALFGWLNGTYSVEKEQNFEELATAFLANLAQRFDSENLNVGHVKFLLQGENIGLVGNIVGKKETAALRKLNDGEDGVFLTVNARVEVHPDNLTAIIKEEIDRVFKEVGYKEEKLNALIPGRPNPTFRYREIVKL; encoded by the coding sequence ATGGCAAAGAAAACAGATTTAGTATTAGTCGGTGGATTTTTAGGAGCAGGGAAAACTAGCTTGCTTTTTGAAATGGCAAAAAGATTAAACAAACAAGGGAAAAAAGTTGGATTAATTACGAATGACCAAGCTAGCGAGCTTGTAGATACATCATTTTTAGAAACTAATGACGATATTGTAGAAGAAGTAAGTGGAAGCTGCTTCTGCTGTAACTTTAACGGTTTTGCAGATGCTATTAAACATCTTCAAGAACAAAATAATAGTGATATAATTTTTGCTGAGCCGGTAGGTAGCTGTACTGACCTTTCAGCGACAATTATGCAACCAGTAAAAGAAAAATACAGTGACAGCTTAAATCTAAAACAACTTACAGTATTAGCTGATCCAACAAGATTAAAAGCGGTTCTTAAAGATCATTCAAATCCTGGAGATTATATTATTTATAAACAATTTGAAGAAGCTGATGTAATCTTAATCAATAAAGTTGAATTATTATCTGAAAAAGAATTAGCGGAATTAGTAGAAGCTACTAAGAAAGAATTTAACAATGAAAATGTACTAACTACTAGTGTGAAAACTGGAGAAGGTCTAGATGAATGGTTTAACCAAATTATCACTAGTGAAAAAGAAGTTGGTCGCAAAATTGTAGAAGTTGACTATGATACTTATGCAGATGGTGAAGCATTATTCGGTTGGTTAAATGGAACTTATAGTGTAGAAAAAGAACAAAATTTTGAAGAACTTGCTACTGCATTTTTAGCTAACTTAGCTCAAAGATTTGATTCTGAAAACTTAAACGTAGGGCACGTTAAATTCTTATTACAAGGGGAAAATATTGGTTTAGTTGGAAATATTGTAGGGAAAAAAGAAACAGCCGCATTAAGAAAATTAAATGATGGAGAGGATGGAGTATTCTTAACTGTAAATGCTCGTGTAGAAGTACACCCAGATAACCTTACTGCAATTATTAAAGAAGAAATTGATAGAGTATTTAAAGAAGTTGGGTACAAAGAAGAAAAATTAAATGCTTTAATTCCAGGAAGACCAAATCCAACATTTAGATATAGAGAAATTGTAAAACTATAA